Proteins encoded by one window of Teretinema zuelzerae:
- a CDS encoding helicase-related protein encodes MTNTAEQTTSFSPGSLVRVRNREWVVQTNDDPDLLKLRPLGGSDDDIQIIMPSLESTKVESATFPPPDSSTPGSYSSAILLRDALRLKLRSGAGPFRSFGHIAVEPRAYQLVPLLMALKMPVVRLLIADDVGIGKTIEAGLIVRELLDRGEISRFAVLCPPHLVEQWQSELLERFHIRAAAVTASSVARLEREIPPGESLFAHFPAVVVSLDYIKSESHRDHFLSGAPECIVVDEAHTCTMTGSGRQLRFALLKKLTADADRHLIMLTATPHSGDDDAFGNLLSLLNPAFSGLSSAGGSQSGTTGSDSLRADLALHFVQRRRIDIGEWQDNSIFPTRKVKDASYALTGEWGSFFDEVREYCYGIAQRAENEKGEKARMMWYATLALLRCISSSPAAAASALGTRLSGKQDSAGDLAEDEFSADERIDDGVGEELASNDLEPAARIDDPERTEELALLEGFLARSNSLRGPARDPKLAKLIKEVENLLKEKFRPVIFCRYIATAEYVAEELKKLLPKAVIDCVTGLLTSDERAEKVSLLSEEEQPILVATDCLSEGVNLQEGFNAVVHYDLAWNPTRHEQREGRVDRFGQESKEVRCIMLYGADNPVDGFIFNVILKKADTIKSKLGVLVPMPDNDRRMRFAVVKAALMKKGRSDYTQTTFDFGEDAELKDIVDSVNERWTDAMEKAKANRTVFAQRRLKPEDVIPEWNRQMAALGDSRDVERFVVEALTRLSAKPDRAGDHRYTIATAPLRPELRERLSSEGIEKTIPVSFEYPPAAGFRHVHRSHSLVSILADHLLETALSPEPSVASRSGAFETSTVDAVTTIYLLRVRHRISNESRANKAELMAEESVALAVAGRSNPVFIPGEEVEKLLDRHPESNLDLSAITREVQKSIDWYADNLALFTAEAERRAEILQADHTRVRSASNIKIGKTVVKPCLPPDLIGVYVLLPSGDI; translated from the coding sequence ATGACGAACACTGCAGAACAGACAACAAGCTTTTCCCCCGGATCGTTGGTACGGGTAAGAAACAGAGAATGGGTTGTTCAGACTAACGACGACCCGGATCTTCTTAAGCTTCGCCCGCTCGGCGGTTCAGACGACGATATTCAGATCATTATGCCGTCGCTGGAATCCACAAAGGTGGAAAGCGCGACCTTCCCTCCGCCCGATAGCTCGACGCCGGGTTCCTACAGCTCGGCCATTTTGCTTCGCGACGCCCTCCGCTTGAAGCTGCGCTCCGGAGCGGGGCCCTTCCGGAGTTTCGGCCATATTGCGGTGGAGCCGCGCGCCTATCAGCTGGTGCCGCTCCTCATGGCGCTCAAGATGCCTGTTGTGCGCCTCCTTATCGCGGACGATGTCGGTATCGGAAAAACAATAGAAGCCGGACTCATTGTCCGCGAACTTCTCGACCGCGGAGAGATCAGCCGTTTTGCCGTTCTCTGTCCGCCGCATCTCGTGGAGCAGTGGCAGTCGGAACTTCTCGAACGCTTCCATATCCGCGCGGCCGCAGTAACCGCTTCGAGCGTCGCTCGCCTTGAGCGCGAGATTCCGCCGGGTGAATCGCTCTTTGCCCATTTCCCTGCGGTAGTCGTGAGCCTTGATTACATCAAAAGCGAAAGCCATCGCGACCACTTTCTCTCCGGAGCTCCTGAGTGTATCGTGGTTGACGAAGCCCATACCTGCACAATGACGGGCTCTGGCCGACAACTCCGCTTCGCCCTGCTCAAAAAACTCACCGCCGATGCCGACCGGCATCTTATCATGCTCACAGCGACTCCTCATTCGGGAGACGACGACGCGTTCGGCAATCTGCTATCTCTGCTGAATCCTGCTTTCTCGGGGTTGTCGTCTGCCGGAGGTTCGCAATCCGGCACGACCGGCTCCGATTCCCTTCGTGCAGATCTCGCACTCCATTTCGTACAGCGCCGAAGAATCGATATCGGAGAATGGCAGGACAATTCAATATTCCCGACCCGAAAAGTCAAAGACGCATCTTACGCGCTTACCGGCGAGTGGGGATCTTTCTTCGACGAAGTCCGCGAGTACTGTTACGGAATAGCGCAGCGTGCCGAGAACGAAAAGGGAGAGAAGGCTCGCATGATGTGGTACGCCACGCTTGCCCTTCTCCGCTGTATCTCCTCGTCTCCGGCGGCGGCGGCTTCCGCCTTGGGAACCCGCCTTTCCGGAAAGCAGGACTCTGCCGGCGACCTCGCAGAGGACGAGTTTTCCGCCGATGAGCGAATCGACGACGGTGTGGGCGAAGAACTCGCCTCAAACGACCTGGAGCCCGCCGCCCGTATCGACGACCCTGAGCGAACAGAAGAATTGGCCCTGCTCGAAGGTTTTCTCGCCCGCTCGAATTCCTTGCGCGGACCTGCCCGGGACCCAAAGCTCGCTAAACTCATCAAGGAAGTCGAGAACCTTCTCAAAGAAAAATTCCGCCCGGTAATTTTCTGCCGGTATATAGCAACCGCCGAATATGTCGCGGAGGAACTTAAAAAGCTTTTACCAAAAGCCGTTATCGATTGTGTTACCGGCTTGCTTACAAGCGACGAACGCGCGGAAAAGGTCTCCCTGCTTTCTGAAGAAGAACAGCCCATACTCGTCGCGACCGACTGCCTGTCCGAAGGAGTCAACCTGCAGGAGGGCTTCAATGCCGTTGTTCACTATGATCTTGCCTGGAACCCGACCCGGCACGAGCAGAGGGAAGGCCGCGTCGACCGCTTCGGCCAGGAGTCGAAAGAGGTTCGCTGCATAATGCTCTACGGAGCCGACAATCCTGTAGACGGTTTTATTTTCAACGTCATTCTGAAAAAAGCTGACACGATAAAATCAAAACTCGGAGTTCTTGTTCCCATGCCGGATAACGATCGGCGCATGCGATTCGCCGTCGTAAAAGCGGCGCTCATGAAAAAGGGGAGAAGCGACTACACGCAAACGACCTTCGATTTTGGAGAAGATGCCGAGCTGAAAGATATCGTGGACAGCGTTAACGAACGCTGGACCGACGCTATGGAAAAGGCGAAGGCGAACCGAACCGTCTTTGCCCAGCGCCGCCTCAAGCCGGAAGACGTAATCCCGGAATGGAATCGGCAAATGGCCGCATTAGGCGATTCGCGCGATGTCGAGCGGTTCGTCGTGGAAGCGCTCACGCGGCTCTCCGCGAAACCGGATAGGGCTGGCGATCACCGCTACACAATCGCCACAGCACCGCTGCGGCCTGAGCTCCGCGAACGTCTTTCCTCGGAAGGCATTGAAAAAACCATCCCGGTTTCCTTCGAGTATCCGCCTGCGGCCGGATTCCGCCATGTACACCGGAGCCACAGTCTTGTGTCAATTCTTGCAGACCATCTGCTGGAAACGGCGCTTTCTCCCGAACCGTCGGTCGCGTCCCGTTCAGGAGCCTTCGAGACTTCGACCGTAGACGCCGTAACAACCATATATTTGTTGCGCGTCCGGCACCGGATCTCGAACGAATCTCGGGCGAACAAAGCCGAGCTTATGGCGGAAGAATCCGTCGCGCTCGCTGTCGCAGGCCGATCCAATCCCGTATTCATTCCCGGCGAAGAAGTCGAAAAACTGCTTGATCGCCACCCCGAATCGAACCTTGATCTTTCTGCGATAACCCGCGAAGTTCAAAAATCGATCGACTGGTATGCCGACAATCTTGCGCTATTTACCGCAGAAGCAGAGCGCCGGGCGGAAATCCTTCAAGCCGACCACACCCGGGTCAGGAGCGCAAGCAATATCAAAATCGGGAAGACCGTTGTCAAGCCCTGTCTCCCCCCGGATCTTATCGGAGTGTATGTACTCCTCCCTTCTGGAGATATCTAA
- a CDS encoding Eco57I restriction-modification methylase domain-containing protein codes for MKHNRTRTCSFDTITLEGSLFVADILEKAALGTASLQTPADFALPRGLRLSDEYGRAFQIAQAVWDKFDKEKEFHSGREASHTRSFMTEFFRDALGYTSITELPPLTIGERTWPALKEAAPGIPLVIAPWTLSCDKADPLFSITGEASYRKSAFALAQTLLNASPEFDWAFVTNGLVIRLLHDSDSLVRPAYLEFDLSVIMREQRFPDFCALWRLFHHSRANRASFAQNTDTGMQRTVWDAWQAEGAESGTRVRDGLRLGVTRALIELGSGFLKADSPANRHLREALNAGTLTRDDFYRELLRLIYRFLFLFTLEERGLLHTQGDPEGNLSPAFRKAQSLYRSGYSMARLRDRALRASASDRYGDLWQGVQVVFRALRSGVAALDLPALGGLFAGNQCAHLDDCALSNAALLEAIRRLRWAQVAGSRSLIDYKNMDTEEFGSVYESLLELVPVVDLASRSFGFVGVDAEGGSTAGNARKTTGSYYTPDSLVQELIKSALDPVIQEKLGASSAASPRPTGPSTASPRPETGQAPLPHSGLSVSVPGPEEALLSIAVIDPACGSGHFLLAAARRLAEALATVRSDGGLRDGDYRRALREVISRCIYGVDLNPMAVELARTALWLEGFEPGKPLGFLDHHIRCGNSLVGVSSLEVLSKGIPDDAYKPLTGDDKATSSALKKRNKAEKDAAGQMGLFDEPLSKAQGELLMFHHKLDAIDSESLASIESKEALFRTLTSSASFLQARAACDVWTASFFIPKKPGEPVPTSADVRALTQGTGEGAFQQGVRERSREASAQAAFFHWPIEFPEIFHRATPGFDCVLGNPPWERIKLQEEEFFAARSPAIANARNKAERGAMIASLATSAQSLDRELFSAFESAKRIAEAASLFAHVPGSDGGRYPLTGIGDVNTYALFAELIYSLRSVNGRAGFITPSGIATDDSTKLYFGHIATKGMLASFYDFENREKLFPSVDSRFKFALQTLAPAPLADFAFFLGNTGQLADARRHFALRADEFALINPNTRTCPVFRSARDAEITKKVYTRVPVLIRDEECNPAGTVTRAGENPWGISFSRLFDMSNDSGLFRFEPASGALPLYEAKMIHQFDHRWATYAAGSPLPAAARGSLQASLGDGDDAGVRNAREDEKANPDFAVRPRYWVDSREVIARVTRLPQSLVKPWLSADAASLRAALDAFSHTPAAADHPRLSILPRAASDADLLAAFEALAREESPGWLMGWRDICRATDERTVIASVMPLAGVNHKMPLFKFSGKQPTYYFALFLSNIISISFDFVARQKIGGTSLTYHYLKQFPVLPPQAYSPADILFIVPRVLELTYCSYDMAPWARDIWNSGDGTLRAALLAASDGARGISESWIPPAAELETTPWNPARLPPFPWNPDRRATLRAQLDARYARLYGLNREELMYILDPASVMGEDYPSETFRVLKNNETRDYGEYRTMRLVLDAWDEGE; via the coding sequence ATGAAACACAATAGAACACGAACCTGTTCATTCGACACGATTACGCTGGAAGGATCTCTTTTCGTAGCCGACATTTTGGAGAAGGCCGCGCTGGGAACCGCATCCCTGCAAACCCCTGCTGACTTCGCGCTTCCGCGCGGGTTGCGCTTGAGCGACGAATACGGCCGCGCGTTCCAGATCGCCCAGGCTGTCTGGGACAAGTTCGACAAGGAAAAGGAATTTCACTCGGGACGCGAAGCGTCTCATACCCGGTCGTTCATGACCGAGTTTTTCAGGGACGCGCTGGGATACACTTCCATAACGGAACTCCCCCCGCTCACCATCGGGGAACGAACCTGGCCTGCGCTCAAGGAAGCGGCTCCCGGGATTCCGCTTGTTATCGCCCCCTGGACGCTTTCCTGCGATAAGGCCGATCCTCTTTTCAGCATCACCGGCGAAGCCTCATACCGGAAAAGCGCATTCGCCCTCGCGCAAACCCTCTTAAACGCATCTCCCGAATTCGATTGGGCCTTTGTCACGAACGGCCTGGTCATCCGCCTCCTTCATGACTCCGATTCTCTGGTGCGCCCGGCCTACCTCGAGTTCGATCTCTCCGTTATTATGCGCGAACAGCGTTTCCCGGATTTTTGCGCGTTGTGGCGCCTGTTCCATCATAGCCGCGCAAACCGCGCATCCTTCGCGCAGAACACGGATACCGGCATGCAACGCACCGTCTGGGACGCCTGGCAAGCCGAAGGTGCCGAATCCGGAACGCGCGTTCGCGACGGTCTCCGCCTCGGCGTTACCCGCGCCCTGATCGAACTCGGCTCCGGCTTTCTCAAAGCGGATAGCCCTGCAAACCGTCACCTTCGGGAAGCCCTCAACGCTGGAACCCTTACGCGCGACGACTTCTACCGCGAGCTCCTCCGCCTGATATATCGCTTCCTCTTCCTCTTTACTCTGGAAGAACGCGGCCTTCTCCACACGCAGGGCGATCCCGAAGGAAATCTCTCCCCCGCTTTCAGAAAAGCTCAGAGCCTCTATCGCTCGGGCTACTCCATGGCGCGCCTTCGCGACCGCGCCCTCCGCGCAAGCGCCTCCGACCGCTATGGCGATCTCTGGCAGGGCGTGCAGGTAGTCTTCCGCGCTCTCCGTTCTGGCGTTGCCGCCCTCGATCTCCCCGCCCTGGGTGGGCTTTTCGCGGGAAATCAGTGCGCCCATCTCGACGACTGCGCCCTTTCCAACGCCGCTCTTCTCGAGGCCATCCGCCGTCTCCGCTGGGCCCAAGTCGCCGGTTCCCGCTCCCTCATCGACTACAAGAATATGGATACGGAGGAGTTCGGTTCGGTCTACGAGAGTCTCCTCGAGCTCGTCCCGGTGGTGGACCTCGCGAGCCGCAGCTTCGGCTTTGTCGGCGTCGACGCGGAGGGCGGTTCCACGGCGGGCAACGCGCGCAAGACCACGGGTTCCTACTACACGCCCGACTCCCTCGTGCAGGAACTCATCAAGAGCGCCCTCGATCCGGTTATTCAGGAGAAATTGGGGGCCTCGTCCGCGGCTTCGCCGCGTCCGACCGGGCCATCCACTGCAAGTCCTCGCCCGGAAACGGGGCAAGCCCCGCTTCCGCACTCCGGTCTTTCCGTTTCTGTCCCTGGCCCGGAAGAGGCGCTTCTCTCCATCGCGGTCATCGATCCCGCTTGCGGTTCGGGTCACTTTCTCCTTGCGGCTGCCCGGCGCCTCGCCGAAGCCCTTGCCACTGTTCGTTCAGACGGGGGCCTTCGCGACGGGGACTACCGCCGTGCCCTGCGCGAGGTTATTTCGCGCTGTATCTACGGGGTGGACCTTAACCCCATGGCGGTTGAGCTTGCGCGTACGGCCCTCTGGCTCGAGGGCTTTGAGCCAGGTAAGCCCTTAGGCTTTCTCGATCACCATATCCGCTGCGGTAATTCGCTCGTGGGCGTGTCGTCTCTCGAAGTTCTGTCCAAGGGTATTCCCGATGACGCCTACAAGCCGCTTACGGGCGACGACAAGGCGACGTCTTCCGCCCTCAAGAAGCGGAACAAGGCCGAGAAGGACGCGGCCGGTCAAATGGGTCTTTTCGACGAGCCCTTGAGCAAGGCGCAGGGCGAGTTATTAATGTTTCACCACAAGCTGGACGCGATAGATTCGGAGTCCCTTGCGTCCATCGAGAGCAAGGAGGCCCTGTTCCGTACGCTTACTTCGAGTGCGTCCTTCCTTCAGGCGCGCGCGGCCTGCGATGTGTGGACGGCTTCTTTTTTTATTCCCAAGAAGCCGGGTGAGCCGGTACCCACGAGCGCCGATGTCCGCGCCCTTACGCAGGGTACGGGCGAGGGTGCCTTCCAGCAGGGTGTGCGCGAGCGCTCCCGCGAGGCAAGCGCGCAAGCAGCTTTCTTCCACTGGCCCATCGAGTTCCCCGAAATCTTCCACCGCGCCACGCCGGGCTTCGACTGCGTGCTGGGGAACCCTCCGTGGGAGCGTATCAAGCTCCAGGAGGAGGAGTTCTTCGCGGCCCGTTCCCCCGCTATCGCGAATGCCCGGAACAAGGCGGAGCGCGGTGCCATGATCGCCTCCCTTGCAACGAGCGCGCAGTCCCTTGACCGCGAGCTTTTTTCTGCCTTTGAAAGCGCCAAGCGTATCGCCGAGGCCGCGAGTCTCTTTGCCCATGTGCCGGGTAGCGATGGCGGCCGCTATCCCCTTACGGGTATCGGCGACGTAAACACCTACGCCCTCTTTGCCGAGCTTATCTATTCCCTGCGTTCCGTAAATGGCCGCGCGGGTTTTATTACTCCCTCCGGCATCGCGACGGACGACTCAACAAAGTTGTATTTTGGCCACATCGCCACCAAGGGAATGCTTGCGTCGTTTTATGATTTTGAAAATCGCGAGAAACTTTTCCCCTCGGTGGACAGCCGTTTCAAATTTGCCCTGCAAACCCTGGCTCCGGCCCCGCTCGCGGACTTCGCCTTCTTTTTGGGGAACACGGGCCAGCTTGCGGACGCACGGCGCCACTTTGCCCTGCGCGCGGACGAGTTCGCCCTTATCAATCCCAACACCCGCACCTGCCCGGTTTTCCGCTCCGCCCGCGACGCCGAGATCACCAAGAAGGTCTACACCAGGGTGCCCGTCCTTATCCGGGACGAAGAGTGTAATCCCGCTGGTACGGTTACCCGCGCGGGTGAGAACCCGTGGGGTATCAGTTTTTCACGCTTGTTCGATATGTCAAACGATTCCGGTCTCTTCCGCTTTGAACCCGCATCCGGCGCCCTCCCGCTCTACGAGGCAAAGATGATCCATCAATTTGATCACCGCTGGGCAACCTATGCGGCGGGTTCTCCGCTGCCGGCCGCCGCGCGCGGCTCGCTACAAGCGAGCTTGGGCGACGGTGACGATGCCGGGGTGCGGAACGCGCGGGAGGACGAAAAGGCCAATCCCGACTTCGCCGTGCGCCCCCGCTACTGGGTAGACTCCCGCGAAGTCATCGCCCGCGTTACCCGCCTCCCGCAAAGCCTCGTCAAACCCTGGCTTTCTGCTGACGCCGCGAGCCTCCGCGCCGCCCTCGACGCCTTCTCCCACACCCCGGCCGCCGCCGACCACCCCCGCCTCTCCATACTCCCGCGAGCGGCATCAGATGCGGACCTCCTCGCCGCCTTCGAGGCCCTCGCCCGCGAAGAGAGCCCGGGCTGGCTGATGGGCTGGCGCGACATCTGCCGCGCAACTGATGAACGCACCGTCATCGCCAGCGTCATGCCGCTGGCAGGGGTAAATCATAAAATGCCTTTGTTCAAATTTTCAGGCAAACAACCCACCTATTATTTTGCACTGTTCTTAAGCAATATAATCTCCATCTCCTTTGATTTTGTTGCAAGGCAGAAAATTGGTGGAACTTCTTTAACCTATCATTATCTCAAGCAATTTCCCGTTCTGCCGCCGCAGGCGTACTCGCCCGCTGATATCCTCTTCATCGTGCCGCGGGTGTTGGAGTTGACGTATTGTTCGTATGACATGGCACCCTGGGCACGGGATATCTGGAACTCTGGCGATGGCACCTTGCGGGCGGCACTGCTTGCCGCAAGCGACGGCGCGCGGGGCATAAGCGAAAGCTGGATACCCCCTGCCGCCGAACTGGAAACCACCCCCTGGAACCCCGCGCGCCTTCCGCCCTTTCCCTGGAACCCGGATCGCCGCGCCACGCTTCGTGCTCAACTCGACGCCCGCTACGCCCGCTTATATGGACTGAATCGCGAAGAACTCATGTATATCCTTGACCCCGCTTCCGTCATGGGCGAGGACTACCCATCCGAAACATTCCGCGTCCTCAAGAACAACGAAACGCGGGACTACGGGGAATACCGGACAATGAGACTGGTGCTTGATGCGTGGGACGAGGGGGAGTGA
- a CDS encoding DEAD/DEAH box helicase codes for MMQDELSNSLQNFSQLMPFVRGDRVLDKFDNRIGLITGKCKGSGDSVRWEVSFSEFERSFLLQSFLEKVPETDDLVELFQKGRFGGVTDLRRLILHIRLKGQLTNIFYSMHNGTTDFMAHQFKPVMKFIESTTGRLLIADEVGLGKTIEAIYIWKELQARENARRMLIVCPAALREKWRNDLLNYFAIKAEIIDVKKLLEIVKTASSNHNQENFVCITSLEGIRYKEREDYIEVKNPRSQLYWLLDELASGQREEILDLVVIDEAHYLRNSNTASFKTATRVRDNTKSLVLLSATPIQTSEDNLFNLLQLLSPDEFFDKPTFIELLSENRILVEIANKIRTARDIEDFYNDFEELNQSFFFRDDTYLQQLIGKLPEILANPDLRIQSNNQLQNKYFYSPFVSRTRKRDAFKESTTRVPKTLEYMLSDYELGIYQKVSMDLREKGKAKGSFSQFSLIARQRQMASCLPAAFMHWKDNEQMEDILWEDIGIITEDEDSEFTVKKTISVAIDDINIEILRKNDSKYAELRKGMRELLKKDPSVKIVLFSFYRRTIEYLYKRLNEDEISSVYIMGGMGDEKNEIIERFKNSPGLNVLISSEVGSEGIDLQFASIEFNYDLPWNPMRLEQRIGRIDRIGQKSEKILIYNMICSNTVEDRVLQRLYDRIDIFTSSIGDIEEILGEKISELAIELMNSELTDEERIARANRTIDAIASAKQTIEELEKKAEGSIAFKDFILENIDESARNNRFISSRDLEAYIDDFFQRYYPGSRIRPHSVPDTRLINLSADAKYDLTSFLEQNNLRGMTNLGHEIADVLCLFESKTREKVRRNAYEIIDINHPLVRWISTKTESTGFTQFCCSALNLQNEAKYQIHSGVFVYCIQQWDTKGYKDTKELKYWLCDIETKELIDLSRSELIITSALYDGTDYQNWSEDLSEYEQVLEAMELAQNSACDSFTEFEHKYFAENEAMCEKQRNYINMTTNRKIQSIEKLILQMQENQRSERMIKLNQSKIVKAQNTRTFQLRRLEENQKARCSLQDIGVGIIKIY; via the coding sequence ATGATGCAAGATGAACTGAGCAATTCTTTACAGAACTTTTCACAGTTAATGCCCTTTGTCCGCGGGGACCGGGTGCTGGATAAATTTGATAATCGGATAGGACTGATTACAGGAAAGTGTAAAGGGTCCGGGGATTCTGTTAGATGGGAAGTGTCATTTTCAGAGTTTGAACGCAGTTTTTTACTGCAATCATTTCTTGAGAAAGTTCCCGAGACAGATGATCTGGTTGAACTTTTTCAGAAAGGACGCTTTGGCGGGGTCACCGATTTACGAAGACTGATCCTGCATATTCGGCTTAAAGGACAGCTGACAAACATCTTTTATTCGATGCATAACGGAACGACCGATTTCATGGCGCATCAGTTCAAACCCGTAATGAAGTTCATCGAATCAACCACCGGCCGACTCCTCATTGCAGACGAGGTTGGTCTTGGAAAAACTATAGAAGCGATATATATCTGGAAAGAACTACAAGCACGTGAAAACGCGCGGCGAATGCTCATTGTATGTCCTGCAGCCCTGCGTGAAAAATGGCGAAATGACCTTCTGAATTATTTTGCCATCAAGGCTGAAATTATTGACGTTAAAAAACTCCTTGAAATAGTAAAAACTGCATCATCAAACCACAATCAGGAAAACTTTGTGTGCATCACAAGTCTTGAGGGTATACGATATAAGGAGCGTGAGGATTACATCGAAGTAAAGAATCCTCGATCACAATTATATTGGTTGCTGGATGAACTGGCGAGTGGGCAACGTGAAGAGATCCTTGATCTTGTCGTTATTGATGAAGCCCATTACCTGAGAAATTCCAATACCGCGAGTTTCAAAACGGCGACACGGGTGCGAGATAACACCAAATCGCTGGTACTGCTTTCCGCGACACCAATACAGACAAGTGAAGATAACCTCTTTAATCTTCTTCAACTTCTTTCTCCGGATGAGTTTTTCGATAAACCCACATTTATCGAATTGCTCTCTGAAAATAGAATTCTGGTAGAGATAGCGAACAAGATACGGACAGCCCGGGATATTGAAGATTTTTATAACGATTTCGAGGAATTGAATCAAAGTTTTTTTTTCAGGGATGATACCTATTTACAACAGCTTATTGGCAAACTACCTGAAATACTTGCCAATCCTGATTTACGCATACAATCCAACAATCAACTTCAAAATAAATATTTTTATAGCCCGTTTGTAAGCCGGACCCGAAAGCGCGACGCTTTCAAGGAAAGTACCACCCGGGTACCAAAAACACTTGAGTATATGCTGTCTGATTATGAATTGGGCATTTATCAGAAAGTGTCAATGGATCTTCGAGAGAAAGGAAAAGCGAAAGGTTCGTTCTCGCAATTCTCGTTGATAGCAAGGCAGCGGCAAATGGCTAGTTGCTTGCCAGCGGCCTTTATGCATTGGAAGGATAACGAACAAATGGAAGATATTCTCTGGGAGGATATCGGGATTATAACAGAAGATGAAGATTCGGAGTTCACAGTAAAAAAAACTATTTCCGTTGCGATTGATGACATCAATATAGAAATTTTACGTAAAAATGATTCGAAATATGCTGAACTTAGAAAAGGAATGCGCGAACTTCTTAAAAAAGATCCATCAGTCAAGATCGTTCTGTTTTCATTCTATCGTCGAACGATCGAATATCTGTATAAACGGTTAAATGAGGATGAAATTTCTTCTGTGTATATCATGGGTGGAATGGGCGATGAAAAAAACGAAATCATTGAACGTTTCAAAAACAGTCCCGGGCTCAATGTATTAATTTCCTCAGAGGTTGGTTCTGAAGGTATCGATCTTCAGTTCGCAAGCATTGAGTTTAATTATGACCTCCCATGGAATCCAATGCGTCTGGAGCAACGTATTGGTCGTATCGACCGTATAGGTCAAAAATCCGAAAAAATACTTATCTACAACATGATTTGTTCCAATACGGTCGAAGATCGGGTATTACAAAGATTGTATGACCGTATAGATATTTTTACTTCTTCAATAGGAGATATAGAAGAAATTCTTGGTGAAAAAATTTCGGAACTTGCGATAGAACTAATGAACTCGGAACTGACCGACGAGGAGCGTATTGCTCGTGCAAATCGGACAATTGACGCGATAGCGAGTGCGAAGCAGACAATTGAAGAATTGGAAAAAAAGGCCGAAGGTTCAATAGCGTTCAAGGATTTTATCTTGGAGAATATCGATGAATCAGCAAGAAACAACCGTTTTATCAGTTCTCGCGATCTTGAAGCCTACATAGACGATTTCTTCCAACGCTACTATCCGGGTAGCCGTATCAGACCGCATTCGGTTCCGGATACCCGTCTTATCAATCTTTCAGCCGATGCGAAATATGATTTGACATCGTTTCTTGAACAGAACAACCTCCGGGGAATGACTAATCTTGGTCATGAGATCGCCGATGTCTTATGTCTTTTTGAAAGCAAAACACGAGAGAAGGTTCGTCGAAACGCTTATGAAATAATCGATATTAATCATCCTTTGGTGCGCTGGATTTCTACTAAAACAGAAAGCACCGGATTTACTCAATTTTGTTGTTCAGCTTTGAATCTTCAAAACGAAGCAAAGTACCAAATTCATTCAGGTGTTTTCGTCTATTGCATCCAACAATGGGATACCAAAGGCTACAAAGATACAAAGGAGCTAAAATACTGGTTGTGCGATATTGAAACAAAGGAGTTGATTGATCTGTCGCGATCAGAATTGATTATTACTTCTGCTCTCTATGATGGTACTGATTATCAGAACTGGTCAGAAGATCTTTCTGAGTATGAACAAGTTCTTGAAGCTATGGAGCTGGCACAAAATTCCGCCTGCGATTCATTCACGGAGTTCGAACACAAATATTTTGCGGAAAACGAAGCAATGTGCGAAAAACAACGTAATTATATTAATATGACAACCAACCGTAAAATACAGTCTATAGAAAAGTTGATTCTACAAATGCAGGAAAATCAACGATCAGAAAGAATGATTAAGTTGAATCAGTCAAAAATAGTAAAAGCACAAAACACACGTACTTTTCAGCTTCGCCGTCTTGAAGAAAATCAAAAGGCACGTTGTTCGTTACAGGATATTGGAGTAGGAATCATTAAAATATATTGA